One window of Thermosipho affectus genomic DNA carries:
- a CDS encoding ABC transporter substrate-binding protein: MKKILVFLMVVLAVALFAADPNVLVDATIGEPDTLDPHLAYDTSSGEVLYQVYENLIQYDGSSLNKFLPRLSTEVPTVDNGLIKDGGKTYIFPIRKGVKFHNGNDLTPEDVEYSFERGLLYNPAGGPVWMLWYSIFGVWSVEDLVKEVSGKDYDELFDENGNPLPEAEEVFKKVYDEVDKAIEVEGDNVVFHLKRPYGPFLNVIAQSAHWGAILDKEWCIEQGLWDGQPTTWWKWHNQRKEDSPLYQTAMGTGPYKFVEWDRAQQKVILEANENYWREPAKIKKVIIWGIDEYSTRKAMLEKGDADIAYIPIQYLDQVRGNPDIEIIEGLPTLSITALGFNWTIREDSKYIGSGKLDGNGIPVDFFNDVHARKAVAHVINYDALIDEVLKGFAKRVPTALPEGLLGFDPSLPLYDFNLFKARQELMKAWNGEAWKKGFKFSVAYNLGNEARQRTAEMVKMYLEMLNPKIKIDVVGLQWPTFLDATKRGELPIFILGWLADFPDPDNFIFTYYDSKGDYGPRQGKKFREFVSTPHPDLGGRSLDELIEQAAAETDATKRAELYAKVQKFVIDYAISVPLYQPVGVRVQRKWLKGWYPNAMRPGDDYYSYWFEGKE; the protein is encoded by the coding sequence GTGAAAAAGATTTTGGTGTTTTTGATGGTAGTTTTAGCTGTTGCATTGTTTGCAGCTGATCCAAACGTTTTGGTGGATGCAACTATTGGTGAACCAGATACCCTTGATCCACATTTGGCATATGATACTTCAAGCGGTGAAGTTCTTTACCAAGTATACGAAAACCTTATCCAATACGATGGCTCAAGTTTGAACAAATTCTTACCAAGACTTTCAACTGAAGTTCCTACGGTTGACAACGGACTTATTAAAGATGGCGGAAAAACATATATTTTCCCAATTAGAAAAGGTGTCAAATTCCACAATGGAAATGATTTAACACCAGAAGATGTAGAATACAGTTTTGAAAGAGGATTACTTTACAATCCTGCAGGTGGGCCAGTTTGGATGCTCTGGTATTCGATTTTCGGTGTTTGGAGTGTTGAGGATCTAGTAAAGGAAGTTTCTGGAAAAGATTATGATGAGTTGTTCGATGAAAATGGGAATCCACTTCCAGAAGCTGAGGAAGTATTCAAAAAGGTATATGATGAAGTAGATAAAGCAATTGAAGTTGAAGGAGATAATGTTGTATTTCATCTTAAGAGACCATATGGTCCATTTTTGAACGTAATCGCACAATCTGCACACTGGGGAGCAATCCTTGATAAAGAATGGTGTATCGAACAAGGACTTTGGGATGGACAACCAACTACATGGTGGAAATGGCACAATCAAAGAAAAGAAGATTCACCACTTTATCAAACAGCGATGGGGACTGGACCATACAAGTTTGTTGAATGGGATAGGGCACAACAAAAAGTTATATTAGAAGCAAATGAAAATTATTGGAGAGAACCTGCAAAGATTAAGAAAGTTATAATTTGGGGTATTGATGAATACTCAACGAGAAAAGCAATGCTCGAAAAAGGTGACGCAGATATTGCATATATCCCAATACAATACCTTGATCAAGTTAGAGGTAATCCAGATATTGAAATTATTGAAGGGCTTCCAACACTTTCAATTACTGCATTGGGATTCAATTGGACAATTAGGGAAGATAGTAAATACATTGGTAGTGGAAAACTTGATGGAAATGGTATACCAGTTGATTTCTTTAACGATGTACATGCAAGAAAAGCAGTTGCACACGTTATAAATTATGATGCATTGATCGACGAAGTGTTGAAAGGCTTTGCAAAGAGAGTTCCAACTGCATTACCAGAGGGATTACTTGGATTTGATCCATCACTTCCGCTTTACGATTTCAACTTGTTTAAAGCAAGACAAGAATTAATGAAAGCATGGAATGGCGAAGCTTGGAAGAAAGGATTTAAGTTCTCTGTTGCATATAACCTTGGTAACGAAGCAAGACAAAGAACGGCAGAGATGGTTAAGATGTACCTTGAAATGTTGAATCCAAAGATTAAAATAGACGTTGTTGGATTGCAATGGCCAACATTCTTAGATGCAACGAAACGTGGTGAGCTCCCAATATTCATTCTTGGATGGCTTGCAGACTTCCCTGACCCAGATAACTTTATCTTTACATATTATGATTCTAAAGGTGATTATGGACCAAGACAAGGTAAAAAGTTCCGCGAATTTGTAAGTACTCCTCATCCAGATCTCGGAGGAAGAAGTTTGGATGAATTGATTGAGCAAGCAGCCGCAGAAACAGATGCAACAAAGAGAGCAGAACTGTATGCAAAAGTACAAAAGTTTGTAATAGATTACGCAATTAGTGTACCACTTTATCAACCTGTTGGAGTAAGGGTACAAAGAAAATGGCTTAAAGGTTGGTATCCAAACGCAATGAGACCAGGTGATGACTACTATTCATACTGGTTCGAAGGAAAAGAGTAA
- a CDS encoding nucleotidyltransferase: MKVLGLIVEYNPFHNGHLYHLNKAKEIVKPDFTIAVMSGNFCQRGEPAIIDKFSRAEIALKNGIDVVFELPVVYALQDAGGFAYGAISLLDKLKTVTDIVFGSESADKQFITEVAKTLSINSKEFDKLLKKELKKGMSFPNARKFALKEFLKKDVNFIKKIENSNDILGIEYVKSILKLNSNIKYNVIKRIGARYNELNLTNKYSSATAIRNAIKMDKEFKEFVPDSSYEILKHTFLKGKGPVFLEDMEQFILTFLRLKRREDLKKTYSFNEGLDQRFINTIKNSTTLSEFLDNVKTKRFTYSRIRRAIFHAIFNFEKEYIDFSNKLGVQYARILGFTRKGQKLLSKIKNVSKIPIISNPSLKDKILKKALSSEKFEINKCLFNWQFEKDILASNIYTMFYPKKTQRKYGVDFRKPIIIEGENERNNYRSDRKRM; this comes from the coding sequence ATGAAAGTTCTAGGTCTCATTGTTGAATACAATCCATTTCATAATGGTCATTTGTATCATCTAAACAAAGCAAAAGAAATAGTAAAACCAGATTTTACCATTGCCGTTATGAGCGGTAACTTTTGTCAACGTGGTGAGCCTGCAATAATCGACAAATTTTCACGTGCAGAAATTGCACTTAAAAATGGTATTGATGTAGTTTTTGAACTACCTGTTGTTTATGCGCTACAAGATGCCGGAGGTTTTGCATACGGTGCTATTAGTCTTCTTGATAAATTAAAAACTGTTACTGATATTGTTTTTGGGAGCGAAAGCGCTGACAAACAATTTATAACAGAAGTTGCAAAAACACTTTCGATTAATTCCAAGGAATTTGATAAATTACTAAAAAAAGAACTTAAAAAAGGCATGTCATTTCCAAATGCCAGAAAATTTGCTTTAAAAGAATTTCTAAAAAAAGATGTAAATTTTATCAAAAAAATAGAAAATTCAAATGATATACTGGGAATTGAATATGTAAAATCTATACTAAAACTAAATAGTAACATAAAATACAACGTAATCAAAAGAATTGGTGCAAGATATAATGAATTAAACTTGACAAATAAATATTCATCTGCAACTGCTATTAGAAATGCAATAAAGATGGATAAGGAATTTAAAGAATTTGTACCGGATTCTTCATATGAGATTTTAAAACATACCTTCTTAAAAGGAAAAGGTCCTGTGTTTTTAGAAGACATGGAACAATTCATACTGACATTTTTGAGATTAAAAAGAAGAGAAGACCTAAAAAAAACATACAGTTTTAATGAAGGATTAGATCAACGATTCATTAATACAATTAAAAATTCTACAACACTTTCTGAATTTCTCGATAATGTAAAAACAAAAAGATTTACTTATTCAAGAATTAGAAGGGCAATATTTCACGCAATATTCAATTTTGAAAAAGAGTACATTGATTTTTCAAATAAGTTAGGTGTGCAGTACGCCAGAATTCTAGGCTTTACAAGAAAAGGACAAAAATTACTCTCCAAAATCAAAAATGTCTCAAAAATTCCAATAATTTCAAATCCTTCATTAAAAGACAAAATTTTAAAAAAGGCACTATCTAGTGAAAAATTCGAAATCAACAAATGTTTATTTAATTGGCAATTCGAAAAAGATATCTTGGCATCAAATATATACACAATGTTTTATCCTAAAAAAACTCAAAGAAAATACGGAGTTGATTTTAGAAAACCAATAATAATTGAGGGAGAAAATGAACGAAATAATTATCGTTCCGACAGAAAAAGAATGTAA
- a CDS encoding DEAD/DEAH box helicase gives MNEIIIVPTEKECNINGYFHIPSYDIFPFEEIENSWYVRSKRIYALYLALEGKLKAVSTLYSLTRYVMPPNVFEKYIFKLKPGDKLNSPEMLFSNLGYERTYNVTEGGQFSIRGDIIDFFGPSNIPTRIELFENTIEEIRIFDVATQKSIKNIECALILPAKEYIEKVTHETILGEKYNGTFIDYNIEFKIVDKKRCIEEYVKKEREIRELIINQDLRKKYIKFSGIDYTKIITLSKESDIELKPVKFEKEINSIPVISEEEFEMGELVVHKEYGIARFEGTTKILQKGLEREFLILQFKDSKLFVPTDRLDLIQKYIGAKDTIQLDSLKKNNWQKKVKKVRKEIQNTVKELLRLNALRKKTKGLSLPGDPELEKEFAKTFPHIETEDQLKAIEEVNNDLMLDKNMDRLIAGDAGYGKTEVAMRAAFKTVVSGKQVAVLVPTTVLARQHFETFKKRVEKFGIKVELFDSSLTQKQKEKVKENIKKGITDIVIGTHGIISSIKFSDLGLLIIDEEQKFGVHQKEAFKKVRINLNILSMSATPIPRTLHMALSGLKDMSILKTPPIGRKNIQVFVSKFDEKITRHAILREINRGGQVIYVHNRVNSIEEVANNLKKIVPEVKIDIIHGQLPKRKMEKVIKEFYNGKLDVLVSTSIIENGVDIPNANTLIVDDAHRYGLSQLYQLRGRVGRSKKRAFAYFFYPEKINKVATERLKAIKEIMGPGSGFQIALKDMEIRGIGNILGLEQHGFINEIGLNYYFEILDEVLSNMEGKIQSKVTTELLGMKGSIVIPDNYVNDPVERLRLYRRISSFSNENEINEIYDEFKDRFGTPPQSVLNLLKYAKIRILASKKGISKIIFKDEAIIAYTNDNLKIDLPHIYNEREKSYIIYSDEETFLKFLQK, from the coding sequence ATGAACGAAATAATTATCGTTCCGACAGAAAAAGAATGTAATATAAACGGGTATTTTCACATTCCATCTTATGATATCTTCCCATTTGAAGAAATAGAAAATTCTTGGTATGTACGCTCCAAAAGAATATACGCGCTTTATCTTGCACTTGAAGGAAAATTAAAAGCCGTTTCCACACTTTATTCCTTAACAAGATACGTCATGCCGCCTAATGTTTTCGAAAAATATATTTTTAAATTAAAACCAGGTGATAAACTCAATTCACCTGAAATGTTATTTTCAAATTTAGGATATGAAAGAACATACAACGTAACAGAAGGAGGACAATTTTCAATAAGAGGAGATATAATAGATTTTTTTGGTCCCAGTAATATTCCAACTCGTATTGAATTATTTGAAAATACAATAGAAGAAATAAGAATATTTGACGTTGCAACCCAAAAAAGTATTAAAAATATCGAATGTGCTCTAATTCTACCGGCCAAAGAATATATTGAAAAAGTAACACATGAAACTATCTTAGGCGAAAAATACAACGGTACATTTATAGACTACAATATAGAATTTAAAATAGTAGATAAAAAAAGATGTATTGAAGAATACGTAAAAAAGGAAAGAGAAATAAGGGAACTTATAATAAATCAAGACTTAAGAAAAAAGTATATAAAATTTTCGGGAATAGATTACACAAAAATTATAACTCTATCGAAAGAAAGCGACATAGAATTAAAACCTGTAAAATTTGAAAAAGAAATTAATTCCATACCAGTTATAAGCGAAGAAGAGTTCGAAATGGGAGAACTAGTCGTACATAAAGAATACGGTATAGCAAGATTTGAAGGTACTACAAAAATATTACAAAAAGGTCTTGAAAGAGAATTTCTAATACTTCAATTTAAAGATTCAAAACTATTTGTACCAACTGATAGATTAGATTTAATCCAAAAATATATTGGGGCAAAAGATACCATACAATTAGATAGTCTGAAAAAAAATAACTGGCAAAAAAAGGTTAAAAAAGTTAGAAAAGAAATTCAAAATACAGTAAAAGAACTCCTGAGATTAAATGCACTAAGAAAAAAAACAAAAGGGTTATCACTTCCAGGAGATCCTGAACTTGAAAAAGAGTTTGCAAAAACTTTTCCACACATTGAAACAGAAGATCAGCTAAAGGCTATAGAAGAAGTAAATAATGACTTAATGTTAGATAAAAACATGGATAGACTTATTGCTGGAGACGCCGGTTATGGAAAAACAGAAGTTGCCATGCGCGCTGCTTTTAAAACTGTTGTTTCTGGAAAACAAGTAGCAGTTTTAGTTCCGACGACTGTACTTGCAAGACAACACTTTGAAACATTTAAAAAAAGGGTTGAAAAATTTGGAATAAAGGTAGAACTATTCGACAGCTCTCTTACCCAAAAACAAAAGGAAAAAGTTAAAGAAAATATAAAAAAGGGAATCACAGATATTGTAATAGGAACACATGGAATTATCTCTTCGATAAAATTCTCCGATTTGGGACTTTTAATAATAGATGAAGAACAAAAATTTGGTGTCCATCAAAAAGAGGCATTTAAAAAAGTAAGAATAAATTTGAACATCCTTTCAATGAGTGCTACACCAATTCCGCGTACTCTACATATGGCATTAAGTGGTCTTAAAGACATGTCCATTTTAAAAACTCCACCTATTGGAAGAAAAAATATACAAGTTTTTGTGAGTAAATTTGATGAAAAAATTACTAGACATGCTATCTTAAGAGAAATAAACAGAGGAGGTCAAGTAATCTACGTACACAACAGGGTAAACTCCATTGAAGAAGTAGCAAATAATCTTAAAAAGATAGTTCCAGAAGTAAAAATAGATATTATCCACGGCCAATTACCAAAAAGAAAAATGGAAAAAGTTATAAAGGAATTTTACAATGGGAAATTAGATGTACTTGTTTCAACATCTATTATTGAAAATGGAGTTGATATACCAAATGCAAACACATTAATAGTTGACGATGCTCACAGATATGGCCTTTCACAACTTTATCAACTAAGAGGCAGAGTGGGAAGATCAAAAAAAAGGGCATTTGCATACTTTTTTTATCCAGAAAAAATAAATAAGGTTGCAACAGAAAGGCTTAAGGCAATTAAAGAAATTATGGGACCGGGAAGTGGTTTTCAAATAGCTTTAAAAGATATGGAAATAAGGGGAATTGGAAATATTTTGGGACTTGAACAACACGGCTTTATAAATGAAATAGGCTTAAATTATTATTTTGAAATATTAGATGAAGTATTGTCAAATATGGAAGGAAAAATACAATCAAAAGTAACTACAGAATTGTTAGGAATGAAAGGTTCAATTGTTATTCCAGATAATTATGTAAATGATCCTGTTGAAAGGCTCAGACTCTATAGAAGAATTTCTTCTTTTTCTAATGAAAATGAAATAAATGAAATATACGATGAATTTAAAGATAGATTTGGAACACCTCCTCAAAGTGTTTTAAATCTTCTAAAATATGCCAAAATAAGAATTTTAGCTTCAAAAAAAGGGATTTCAAAGATTATCTTTAAAGATGAAGCAATAATTGCATACACAAACGACAACTTAAAAATTGACCTTCCTCATATATATAACGAAAGAGAAAAATCATATATAATATACTCAGATGAAGAAACGTTTCTAAAATTTTTGCAGAAATAA
- the disA gene encoding DNA integrity scanning diadenylate cyclase DisA, translated as MSIPQELVSKIKLLAPGTKLRKALDDIVLANFGALIVFIPEEKFKENEEIFQAGFKLDIPFMPEKLYELAKMDGAILVDDNVTKILAANVHLVPDASIPTSETGTRHRTAERVAKQIGELVIAVSKRRNIISLYYKNYRYIINDINFLITRVNQALNTLEKYRQNFDKMILNLDILEIENRVNLIDVVEIINKGIEILKIREEIDPYVIELGVEGRLASMQLEEIMVDIEDIIKNLILDYYKEDIEDEDVVEQIISTLKNYKERRPISTSRLLGYDDIANINQLSDYHVQSRGYRLLRNVAKIPMNITHNVVKAFGNVFSLSNADFSALKEVEGIGEKRATAIIDSINSMRNKISK; from the coding sequence ATGTCTATTCCGCAAGAGTTGGTTTCGAAAATAAAGTTGCTAGCACCAGGTACAAAACTCAGAAAGGCATTAGATGATATAGTTTTGGCAAATTTTGGTGCTTTAATTGTATTTATTCCCGAGGAAAAATTTAAAGAAAATGAGGAAATTTTTCAGGCAGGGTTTAAGCTTGATATACCTTTTATGCCAGAAAAACTGTATGAACTTGCAAAGATGGATGGTGCAATTTTGGTAGATGATAATGTAACAAAAATACTTGCTGCAAATGTGCATCTTGTGCCAGATGCAAGTATACCAACTAGTGAAACTGGTACACGGCATAGAACTGCAGAGAGAGTGGCAAAGCAGATAGGAGAATTGGTGATTGCTGTATCAAAAAGAAGGAACATTATTAGTTTGTATTACAAAAATTACAGGTATATAATTAACGATATTAACTTTTTAATTACGAGAGTTAATCAAGCATTAAATACACTGGAAAAATACAGACAAAATTTTGATAAAATGATTCTGAATTTAGATATTCTTGAAATTGAAAACAGAGTCAATTTAATCGATGTGGTTGAAATTATAAACAAGGGCATTGAAATTTTGAAAATTAGAGAGGAAATAGATCCTTATGTAATAGAACTCGGAGTTGAGGGAAGGTTAGCATCAATGCAACTGGAAGAAATAATGGTTGATATTGAAGATATAATCAAAAACCTTATATTGGATTATTACAAAGAAGATATAGAAGATGAAGATGTAGTAGAACAAATAATAAGTACTTTAAAAAATTATAAAGAAAGAAGGCCAATATCTACGTCAAGGTTGCTGGGATATGATGACATTGCAAATATAAATCAATTAAGTGATTATCATGTACAATCAAGGGGATATAGGTTGTTGAGAAATGTGGCAAAGATCCCAATGAATATAACGCACAATGTGGTCAAGGCATTTGGAAATGTCTTTTCCTTGAGTAACGCTGATTTTTCTGCATTAAAAGAGGTTGAAGGTATAGGAGAAAAGCGTGCTACGGCAATAATAGATAGTATAAATTCTATGAGGAATAAAATTTCTAAGTAA
- the pdxT gene encoding pyridoxal 5'-phosphate synthase glutaminase subunit PdxT — translation MKIGVSGIQGDFREHKQMLERLGVEVLIVRKPEDLDEVNGLVIPGGESTTMIRIMKMVNLYEKLRERISNGFPVFGTCAGMILLSKEVVNFKQDSLKVIDIKVERNAYGRQVDSFETEVEIKGFEKAYKAVFIRAPKVVGYGNDVEVLSTYENSPILLRQKNVLVASFHPELTDDTRVHKYFLNMVK, via the coding sequence TTGAAAATAGGAGTTTCTGGAATACAGGGAGATTTTAGAGAACACAAACAAATGCTTGAAAGACTTGGTGTGGAGGTTTTGATAGTCAGAAAACCCGAAGATTTGGATGAAGTTAATGGATTGGTTATACCAGGTGGGGAATCTACTACGATGATAAGAATAATGAAGATGGTAAATTTGTATGAAAAATTAAGAGAAAGAATTTCAAATGGTTTTCCAGTTTTTGGTACATGTGCAGGTATGATATTACTTTCGAAAGAAGTGGTAAATTTCAAACAGGATTCCCTAAAAGTCATAGATATAAAGGTTGAGAGAAATGCATATGGAAGACAGGTTGACAGTTTTGAAACGGAAGTTGAAATAAAAGGATTTGAAAAGGCATATAAGGCGGTGTTTATAAGAGCTCCAAAGGTTGTGGGTTATGGAAACGATGTGGAAGTTTTATCAACTTATGAAAATTCGCCAATTTTGTTAAGACAAAAGAATGTTCTTGTGGCATCTTTTCATCCTGAATTGACTGATGATACTAGAGTACACAAATATTTCTTAAATATGGTAAAATAA
- the pdxS gene encoding pyridoxal 5'-phosphate synthase lyase subunit PdxS, with product MNEKGTWMVKEGFAEMFKGGVIMDVTTAEQAKIAEEAGAVAVMALERVPADIRKAGGVARMASISKIKEIMEAVSIPVMAKVRIGHIAEARILETLGVDFIDESEVLTPADDKYHINKWDFNVPFVCGARNLGEALRRIAEGAAMIRTKGEAGTGNVVEAVKHMRTVMDEIRMVKNMPDEELVTFAKNIGAPVNLVAKIKELGRLPVVNFAAGGVATPADAALMMMLGADGVFVGSGIFKSKDPAKMAKAIVMAVTYWNDPEMLLKISEDIGQPMEGIEIEELDVRLQERGW from the coding sequence ATGAATGAAAAGGGAACATGGATGGTTAAAGAAGGATTTGCAGAGATGTTTAAAGGTGGAGTAATCATGGATGTTACAACTGCAGAACAAGCAAAAATTGCAGAAGAAGCTGGTGCAGTAGCGGTAATGGCTTTGGAGAGAGTGCCTGCTGATATAAGAAAAGCAGGTGGAGTTGCAAGGATGGCAAGTATTTCTAAAATTAAAGAAATTATGGAAGCAGTTTCAATTCCAGTTATGGCTAAAGTGAGAATTGGACATATTGCAGAAGCAAGAATTTTAGAGACTTTGGGAGTTGATTTTATAGATGAATCAGAAGTGCTTACACCAGCTGATGATAAATATCATATAAATAAATGGGATTTTAATGTGCCATTTGTTTGTGGAGCAAGAAACTTAGGAGAAGCTTTGAGAAGAATTGCGGAAGGTGCTGCAATGATTAGAACGAAAGGTGAAGCAGGTACGGGAAATGTTGTTGAAGCCGTAAAGCACATGAGAACAGTTATGGATGAGATTAGAATGGTTAAAAACATGCCAGACGAAGAACTTGTAACTTTTGCAAAAAATATAGGTGCACCAGTTAATTTGGTAGCAAAGATAAAAGAGCTTGGAAGGCTGCCCGTTGTTAATTTTGCAGCTGGGGGAGTTGCCACTCCTGCGGATGCAGCTTTGATGATGATGTTGGGAGCTGATGGGGTATTTGTTGGAAGTGGTATATTTAAATCTAAAGATCCGGCTAAAATGGCAAAGGCAATAGTTATGGCTGTAACGTATTGGAATGATCCAGAAATGTTGTTGAAAATTTCAGAAGATATAGGTCAACCAATGGAGGGGATTGAAATAGAGGAGCTTGATGTGAGACTCCAAGAGAGGGGATGGTAA
- a CDS encoding acyl-CoA mutase large subunit family protein, whose product MFDEEKLKEIETKMKDYEEKVKKAVERFPERKSEFKSTSGYEFRRLYTPVDIEGFNYLEDLGFPGSYPFTRGVQPTMYRARFWTMRQYAGFGTAEESNERYKYLLEQGQMGLSVAFDLPTQIGYDSDDPMAEGEVGKVGVAIDSLEDMEVLFDGIPLDKVSTSMTINSTASILLAMYIAVAEKQGVPMEKLSGTIQNDILKEYIARGTYIFPPQPSMRIITDIFEFCSKNMPKWNPISISGYHIREAGSTAVQEVAFTLADAIAYVETAIKAGLDPNVFGRRLSFFFAAHNNFLEEIAKFRAARRLWAKIMKERFGVTNEKAMMLRFHTQTGGSTLTAQQPLNNIIRVTLQALAAVLGGTQSLHTNSYDEALGLPTEESVRIALRTQQIIAYESGVADTIDPLGGSYVIESLTNKIEEEAMKYIEKIDAMGGMVKAIETGYVQKEIHESAYKMQLSIENGEEIIVGVNKFQIEEDLSQKEVLKVKPELEEKQKAKLKKLKEKRDNEKVKKALLNVKKAASSDENLMPYIIEAVKSYATVGEISNALRGVFGEYTETIII is encoded by the coding sequence TTTAGAAGGTTGTATACTCCGGTTGATATTGAGGGGTTTAATTACTTAGAAGATCTAGGATTTCCCGGTAGTTATCCTTTCACAAGAGGAGTTCAACCTACTATGTACAGGGCAAGGTTTTGGACTATGAGACAGTACGCGGGATTTGGAACAGCAGAAGAATCAAATGAGAGGTATAAATATTTGCTAGAACAAGGTCAGATGGGGTTGTCTGTTGCTTTTGACTTACCAACTCAAATAGGATATGATTCAGATGATCCAATGGCCGAAGGTGAGGTTGGAAAAGTAGGTGTTGCTATAGATTCACTGGAAGATATGGAAGTGCTTTTTGATGGGATACCACTTGATAAAGTTAGCACTTCAATGACTATAAATAGTACTGCTTCAATTCTTCTTGCGATGTATATTGCAGTTGCAGAAAAACAAGGAGTTCCAATGGAAAAATTATCTGGTACAATTCAAAATGATATATTAAAAGAATACATTGCAAGAGGAACATATATCTTCCCACCACAACCTTCTATGAGAATAATAACAGATATATTTGAATTCTGTTCCAAGAATATGCCAAAATGGAATCCGATAAGTATTAGTGGTTATCATATAAGAGAAGCTGGGTCCACAGCAGTACAAGAAGTAGCATTTACGCTTGCAGATGCTATTGCTTATGTGGAAACTGCAATTAAAGCAGGATTAGATCCAAATGTGTTTGGAAGAAGACTTTCTTTCTTCTTTGCAGCGCATAATAATTTCCTTGAGGAAATAGCAAAGTTTAGGGCTGCAAGAAGGCTTTGGGCAAAGATTATGAAGGAGAGATTTGGTGTTACAAATGAGAAAGCAATGATGTTGAGATTTCATACTCAAACAGGTGGATCAACATTAACTGCACAACAACCTTTAAATAACATAATAAGGGTAACTTTACAAGCGCTTGCTGCTGTGTTAGGTGGTACACAGTCGCTCCATACCAATAGTTATGATGAAGCATTAGGTTTACCAACTGAAGAATCAGTTAGAATTGCATTGAGGACACAGCAGATTATTGCGTATGAATCTGGCGTTGCAGATACCATAGATCCACTTGGTGGTTCTTATGTTATTGAATCTTTGACAAACAAAATAGAAGAAGAGGCAATGAAGTATATTGAAAAGATAGATGCAATGGGTGGAATGGTCAAGGCTATTGAAACGGGTTATGTACAAAAGGAAATACATGAAAGTGCGTACAAAATGCAGCTTTCTATAGAGAATGGGGAAGAAATAATAGTGGGGGTAAATAAATTCCAAATAGAAGAGGATTTATCACAAAAAGAGGTGTTAAAGGTAAAACCGGAACTTGAGGAAAAGCAAAAAGCAAAATTGAAGAAGTTAAAAGAAAAAAGAGATAACGAAAAAGTAAAAAAAGCGCTTTTAAATGTAAAAAAAGCGGCATCTTCTGATGAAAATTTGATGCCCTATATTATTGAAGCAGTAAAATCTTATGCAACTGTGGGGGAAATTAGTAATGCGTTAAGGGGAGTGTTTGGAGAATATACGGAGACAATAATAATATGA